In Thermoplasmata archaeon, the DNA window ATAAAATTAGGCAAACTAAAATATTTTTGGCTCTTTTTTGTTAGATATGATCTGTGTGATCTCTTCAGACAATATTGCTGATTTTACAGACAGATAAAATATTATGATAGCCATGATGATTAACAAGATGATGCTGTATAGTTCACTTAATACTCCATACTTTTTCATATATATAAGCAAAAATATGGACAGAATATATGGGATGATCCAGTATCCGGCTTTTAAATGCACTTTATATGTACCTTTTACCATATTGTAAGCAAATAAATATGATGCAACCATGAATATGACCAATAGTGCATAAGATAGGTAGAAAGATATCATATTAGCAATAGAAATATAAGCGTAGAATATAAACAAAGCTACAATTAAAAAATTGGTTAAATAATGTATTTTATTCAATGCTTTAAGGAACAGCGGAGAAAGCATCATAATAACAAACATAATATATATTACCGTTCTCATATCTGTAAATCCAACAGAAAATAGCAGAACTGTAACAATAATAAAAGAAAGTGGGGCTATCACGCTGGCAAATGGAATTTTAAAAGGTCTGTATAACTTTTTTGCCTTGGTTCTTAATGTATATAATACAGGTCCGCTGGTTAAGAATATCAATAATACAAAACCTGTAAAAAGTGCCAAAATCTTGTAAAATGAAAATTGTAGAACCAGTAGAATTATGGAAATTAATGACATTGTAACAAGACTGATGATAGGAGTATTATATTTTTTGCTGACTTTTAAAAATGGATATGGAAAATAATTTTCATATGCCATACCATATAGCGCCCTGCTACTTACAAGATTAAATATCAGCCCTGTTATAAATGGTGCGATTATTGTGAGTATCAATAGGAACAATAAGATGACATTTACTGCCGGAATGCTATTAGAAAATAATATTCTTAGAGGATTAGCACCGGAACTGGAAAAC includes these proteins:
- a CDS encoding APC family permease codes for the protein MFKNSSDKKLGFWSIFFISIGATIGSGWIYLLSLLASNGGPSSIYTWLFAGVMILIIAVTYAEIGAELPQKSAFVRYPTFAYGNFLGYLFGASYLIAVAMTPMIEARAIVILLSVYFPGLIISATTLELSVFGTLIAALIILLFFAINYFNISLTLILNNIFTVLKVLLLIILIIILLLFAFHPSNFISYGGFFPNGVSSFISLSSLSTVFFALMGFEAILFFSEEIKDPQKNIPRAIIYSIFSVILIYFVLQIAFIGAINWAAFNINSSFYISHNNYSGLWSALQFSSSGANPLRILFSNSIPAVNVILLFLLILTIIAPFITGLIFNLVSSRALYGMAYENYFPYPFLKVSKKYNTPIISLVTMSLISIILLVLQFSFYKILALFTGFVLLIFLTSGPVLYTLRTKAKKLYRPFKIPFASVIAPLSFIIVTVLLFSVGFTDMRTVIYIMFVIMMLSPLFLKALNKIHYLTNFLIVALFIFYAYISIANMISFYLSYALLVIFMVASYLFAYNMVKGTYKVHLKAGYWIIPYILSIFLLIYMKKYGVLSELYSIILLIIMAIIIFYLSVKSAILSEEITQIISNKKEPKIF